The DNA sequence ACATAACTCTCAATAAAAGCAACAATTGTTGGGACTCAAATACAAGAGGATATTCCAACCTAAGAATTAGTCCATTAAGTAGGAGAGTCTTAAGGCTTATATTCTACTCGGTGTGAGActcttaacaaataaaatcaCAAACAGTTACACAATGTGTAGTTGAGTTTAAGACTATATCACTTACACAGTTACCCAAAGCACAATGATTAATCGAGAAATTTAACTAGGACAAGTTGGTCCAAATATAATAACAACACAGTCtaccacataaaaaaatatatatagctTACTCAGAGGACAGTCATCCCCTGGAAGTTTACAGTCTGGACAACATCCATCAAAGGCCATTCTACAGATCCCACACGTTTCATCTTGAGCATCCCAAGTCCACGAAACAATACCGTGCCATCTAGATTTAACGAGAGAACAAAAAATTAGGAAGagctaaatatttatttacaaatgactagaaaaaaatgataaaggaGACTGACAATTCAGAacaaaaatagggttaaattaaatttccagTGTTTAATAGAAATTTAAAGCAAGTGAAAAGGCAATGGAATTCAATTTCACACGTACACCGCAACTTTTGTTCTCCTTGATATTATTTTCAATCCCTCCTTACTTTTCATCTTCTCTAACCTTAACTAATCAAACATGGTGattcacttttaattaaatataaaattcaaagtaatttaatatattgtgattttagtatatgaaattgtttttaataaataatgactattatattattgacattttaaaacgaaaatttgtcaaataaaaaatattttcttaatttcttttgcacaattatttttattcataattgaaattttatttcataatcataaagaaattgtataattttttagttaagaACTACAAAATGTTATCATGTTTTGGTGAATATAATATATTGCTggtataatgtaaaataaaggtaaaataTGGCCTTCAATAATCTCACTTGTCAACCATGTAAGTTTGTCGGAtccaattaatttaaaacatataacattatattttatatataaataaagtaaatggTTTAGtttaacaactaattttaaattcgAATCAAATTGGCTGTTTGAGAAAATAAgtgtattaaaaatattgagaaaattaattattttctaaaatcattcgttttttaacatattaatgaTAACTGTAAATAGTctgttttttttaacataaatactTGTGAGCTTTGACATTctcgtaataaataaaattttgattttataatattaatattaaaggaAATTTTGCGTTTCTATCTACACATATTAGTTCTATAATTCTCTTCTCAATTTCAAAGTTATACTctgtttaatttataagtttaattttcatacacctatatgataaaatattttttatcaaccgGCTAAACATAAACTCATCTTAGagtaattacaataaaataaaattacattatattGATTGGGCCAGCTACCAAGAAGTAGGTGGTGACGAAGAGTGTTTTTGGTGGTGCAGAAAGAAATAATCCCAACCCAACGTGGGTTATCCGTTAGAATTAAACGACGTACCGTTTTAGGGTTTAGATTGCTTCGGTCTTTTTTCACTCTTTCACTGGTGTTTCAACTCTTCCGAACAAGATTTTGCTCCCTCACTTTGAAATTTCTACATTTAGAGAAAGATACAAAGCTTTGTTGTTCTTCCTCATTCAATTACATCGAAGTACTGGTTTTGAAGATGGAAGAACACGAGAATGGTGCCAACGCTGGCGAAGAGGAACCGATGATAGGCCCGGGCCCGGCCCCTCGGGCCCGGCCCAAGCGACCCCTTCAGTTCGAGCAGGCCTACCTCAACGCTTTACCCTCCGCCAACATGTCAGTTTCCGCGCCAATATCGTAGTTTTTGAATTAGGGTTTCTTCAATCGAGAAATTGCGCTACTCCAAAAGTGAAAATCTCGTGAATGCTATGGATTCCTTCAGTTTCTTATTGTTGTTTTCGATGCAGGTACGAGAAAAGTTATATGCACCGTGACGTGGTTACGCATGTCGCTGTCTCAGCTGCGGATTTCTTCATCACTGGAAGTTCCGATGGTATTCcgaatttgaatttatgattaatttttactGTTTTTCTAGTTGTAAGTAGCATACTGAAAATTTGAAGCTACTCATTTGAATAGAGTGATCCTATTAGTTGTAACCTTACCGCTACTTTTGTCCCtgtgcttttctttttttttttttttttttgtaaaattatcgGTGCCGTGTAACTATGGAAGCATCGATACAGGGGCAACGTTATACTTATGATAGCATATAAGTCTTATTTGAATTAGCTTAATCTTTGGAATAGTTTATATGTCTGGAATGACATTGTGGGTACTTATTGTTGTCAGGGCATTTGAAGTTTTGGAAGAAAAAGCCTATTGGTATTGAGTTTGCCAAACACTTCAGATCTCATCTTGGTTCAATTAATTGAAGGTCTAGCTGTAAGTTTGTTAACCTCACGTGACATTTTTgctataaattttatataatctgTTAAATTAATGTATTCTGGCCTGACTTCTctgatatattatattactaaacTGTATAGTATGATTTTGCTAGGCATAGAAAGTATTATTGCGATTATTTTCTTGCtgtattatgtatatatattttcagaGTCTCGTTATGCTTGTCATCAACCATGACTTATTTCAGCTATGCAGGTTAGTCTTGATGGTCTGCTCTGCTGCACAATATCAGATGACCGCTCtgtaaaaatatatgatgttgtCAACTATGACATGATGGTCATGATTCGTTTGCCATATACTCCTGGTGCTGTTGAATGGGTTTACAAACAAGGGGATGTCAAAGCGAGGCTTGCTATTAGTGATAGGAACTCATCTTTTGTGCACATATATGATGCACAAGCTGGTTCAAATGATCCCATTGTCTCCAAAGAGGTTCCAATTCTAAACTAACTTTAATGTAACTTATTCTTTCGAAAAGAATTACAATTCTTTTGGTGATGTTTTGCATAATTTAATTGCATATCTGTCTCATTTCCCTCCTTTGTTCAGATACATATGTGTCCTATCAAAGTTATGAAGTACAACGCAGTGCATGATTCCGTACTTTCAGCAGATGCGAAGGGGATAATTGAATACTGGAGTCCTGTAACACTTCAATTTCCAGAGGATGAGTATGTGCTTACTTTTTTCTTATTGTAATTCTGCCTgtccatttttataaatgaatatcaTCATATTAAAACCTGGGAATTAAGAAGCTgcattttaacttattttcaatgaattattATAAACACCAGCTGTAATAGCCAATAACATGATTAAGATTTTGTCACAAACTATTAATAGATTTAGGCATCCTTAAAAAATGCTACTGCATATTCAATAAGATCGTTTAGTTTCAAAATTTCCACCATAAGATGAAATCTTGTCGGGCAATAACATTTGCTATTCTGTTCATAGGTGGCATTTTTTCTTAACTTCTGGCTAATGGTTTATATCCTCCCCTGTTGGCACCATTGTCGACCACTTAGAGCCAATGATCTAAGGCTTTTTAATTTGTCAACCATTAAGTTGCTTACAAGCCTAACCTATACAAAATGAATCAGTATTGTAATCAGAAATCCCATGGAAGTGCCAATATTTCAAACATTTTGTGATTGTATTagtatttactatttattattctaCTATATAGGGAATAACAGTTCTGGAAATTCTCAATTACACAAGTTTTGATGTTGGAATTTGTTCAGTTACTTATGCTCTTTAATGGTTTGCTCGGGTTGTTGTTGTAGGGTCAATTTTAAACTGAAAAGTGACACTGACCTCTTTGAAATTGCAAAATGCAAGACTTCTGTTTCGGCTATTGAGGTACTTCAATTATATGATCATATTTCTGAACTCATagttgataattcaacattatGTTATTTGGGTGGTTTTTGAAAGCTAGATATCTGGTGTTTAACTTTGATGGTTTTATTGAGCACATTGCATCTTTTTTAGGTAAGTCCAGATGTAGGGTCAATTTTAAACTGAAAAGTGACACTGACCTCTTTGAAATTGCAAAATGCAAGACTTCTGTTTCGGCTATTGAGGTACTTCAATTATATGATCATATTTCTGAACTCATagttgataattcaacattatGTTATTTGGGTGGTTTTTGAAAGCTAGATATCTGGTGTTTAACTTTGATGGTTTTATTGAGCACATTGCATCTTTTTTAGGTAAGTCCAGATGTAGGGTCAATTTTAAACTGAAAAGTGACACTGACCTCTTTGAAATTGCAAAATGCAAGACTTCTGTTTCGGCTATTGAGGTACTTCAATTATATGATCATATTTCTGAACTCATagttgataattcaacattatGTTATTTGGGTGGTTTTTGAAAGCTAGATATCTGGTGTTTAACTTTGATGGTTTTATTGAGCACATTGCATCTTTTTTAGGTAAGTCCAGATGGTAAACAATTTTCCATTACATCACCTGATAGAAGGATACGTGTGTTTTGGTTCAGAACCGGGAAATTAAGGCGAGTTTATGATGAATCTTTAGAGGTAACAGTTTTATCATAATTTCTCCCTTTCTTTTGTCATTTGTAGACATAATAATGAATTGCTTTATAAAGGTTGCTCAAGATCTCCAAAGAAGTGATGCTCCATTATATCGGTTGGAAGCTATTGATTTTGGTCGAAGAATGGCTGTTGAGAAGGAAATAGAAAAAACAGAAAGTGCACCACTTCCAAATGCAGTCTTTGATGAAAGTtccaattttcttaaatatgcAACCTTAGTCAAGAAaaacaccattttttttatttaatttattttctgcaatgaaaatatgaaaagtatATTGTTCCAAAACAAAGATACAAACatcaatcaaataataaaaggagAAACGACGTAAAACGGAATTTTGAAAAGGATACGCAAGATCTTCACTTTCATCTCCGATCCCGTGCCTAGCAACAATAACACCTAATAGAAAATGAGGATTGAGTTAGTTAAATGTCAACTAGAGATGGAGAAGATTTGAAATTGGTAAAGAGCTGCATTATTACTTCACCTGGGCGGACTGCGGAAGCCAATTGTTCTTAACCATCATACATTAAAAACGGTGATTTAGATTTTAGTATTTTTCATGATTGGAGAATTTAGTCCATTGCTCTAGTGGACGAAGTTTCATAAAAGGAATGAAACTcacatgtataaaaaaatacaagtatacgagatatttttaaattatagaacTCTCTTATCGTCTtggtttaataattaatattgtcaTTTGTCCTTCGGAAACAGAACAGGCAAACCAAAAGTAGCAAATTTGATAGCATCTTTTCTTTTATGTGTATACATCATAGAAATTTTTCAATCCCCAATTCACAGATTTCCCACATTGTCTAACTAACCATGTCACTTATCACCAACAATAAAAGGAATAAATGCATACCTTCCAGGTAAGTAGAACCTGATGATGCTTGTAGAGCTATAGAACTCAGTTTAACCATTTTATTCAACCAAACttctaaattagaaattacCGCCACATGTTTTCTTCTAATGCTATCAAAAGAGAGTTCTAAGACTTCTAAAACTACAAATTATAAACCTTCGCTACTTTTTTAAATTGGAACCTGTAAATTGATACAACTTTTATCAATTAAAGCGACTGGATCAGCTTACAACTTGCAAGTTATCAACCACCAGCTCTAGTAAGCTaagaataacataaaaaaaaacgcTTACCAAGGCAATGGAGTGACACTATGTATCAGGAAAAAAAACTTCatagattaattaatttatggaCTTAATATTTACCCCATATTTAAGCCGACATTAGTTTTTAGAGAGatttatttcatctttttcttcgaatttattttcctaaaagTGTTTACAAGTTTATCCAAATATGACAAGCAAATTTGTGGAGAAGTGAGTGGGGATAGGTGAGAGAAAATTTACTCTAAAACGTGAGTTGTGAACTATTTGCTGCAGAAGGAAAGCTTCGGATTGGAAGAGTTATTCTGTGTGCGTCGTTATGGTTTCACAGATAAGACAAGAAGGCAGCAGAACGAAGCGGCAGAGGTGTGGCGGAGCGAAGAGGCGGAGGTGGCGGAGCAAATCGACGCGGCGAGGAATTGGGCAAGAATACAAACACTGAAAATAAGAGTCATAgtgaaaatgttatttttcagtgcatttttatcctaattttaataaacataaattagaaattaaaccataatttaaaatatatatatatatatatatatatatatatttgattaatttatatatcacatAGACCTTTAAGTTCttcaaaaattaatgttaattttaaatgttttatactTTGTAACTATTATTTTCAGTCTTTCGATAGTTCATAAATAATTAGTTGAAtgttaaaatagaaaacattaattaatataattaatgtaaaaaatgtttcaaattaaaatgattagattttttaatatataatttagatacATTATGTAGaactttattttctaacttGCGGCTTTTACTAACCCATGCTGAAATCTCAGAATCACCTTCAGGCTGTTTCTTTGTTCTTGATTCTTTCATcctatctaaaaataaaaatattatcacaaCATAAAAGTCTCATACTTTCAAGTTTTAAGCCTAGAAATGTAATATTAAGAACACAATCATCAAAATATGACAATAAGTTGACAGCAGGAATGATAGCATAAAAAAACCTAAATTTCTTTGTTTAAGTTATGTTCGGATGGAGGTAAGGAAAAGCAGGGAAATACGTACTAAAATCTTTGTATAGAAGATCTTTAAGGGGGCAAATTGAGAGATACGTGTTCCTCTTTCTTTCACCTAAGGGAAAGGATTACTTTTACTTAAGAGACAtttgcttaaaaaattaatgaaaataatgtccatatttttaaaaaataaatcaaatgttcTGAAACAAATGCTAAACAATAAAGGGTGGgacttcattatttaatttaattttaactacaaCTCCTAAACAATAGAAGCAAGCAAGTGCTTTCTATGCTTATTGACAAGTTGCTTAATAGGTTGGAATATCACTTTATAGTTTTCAGAAACTCTAACGTGCTACCAATTGAAGTGAGAAACATTCTTCATGCTGCCAAATCCTAACACACACAGTGACACAGAGCCccaatttgaaatgaaattaagCATGCTGGGTGGTTATAGAAAGTCAGCATTATACAATTTCAGAATGTACCAAATCCAGTAAACATAAATCACAATGGCGAAACAAGAAGGACAAAAAACAGGACAAATCAAGGGAGCTTAGGACAAAATCAGGACAaccacaaaacacaaaacaatgaCGAAACAAAATCAGGGAAATTAATAGAACCCAAAACAATCAGGATAACCACATAACAAAATCAGAAATTCACGGAAAAATTTAAGGGATAAATAAACGAACCTGTTCGTGGTGGCGCGCCTCCTTGCTCTGCGTGAGAACCGCCGCTCTGGGAACCGCGCGCGCCTCCTCTTCTGATCTCAATCTCCCTCGCGTAGCGTGGCGTGGTGCGTGGCGTCGCGTAGCGTGTTGTGGTGGCGTCAGTGGCTGGGAGGAAACGTTCAACGGCAGCGACGCAGCGTCAAATGGCTGGGGGAAAGGAAACAACGGCAGCGTCGCGTGAGCTCGTGAGTGGTGGCGCGGTGCGGTGGCCGTCAATGGCTGGGAGGAAAACAACGACAGCCGTGAGTGGTTGCAAGCCTGCGGCAGCGGCGGTGGCCGTCAATGGCTTGGTGAGCAGCGTGAATTAGTTGGTGAGTGGTGTGCTGAGTTCACTATATAGGTCTTTTAGGTTGATGAAAGTGAGGAAAGGAAGAGGAACGGATTTTCTTTGCTTTGGTCTCTCTCACTCTCTACAGCAGTACACTCAATTAGTATTGTAAGTTAAcgtaatatcattttttttaattacttggaTGACAGTGACTTTGGTACAGGTGTGTCAATTTAGAAtatgcttttaaaaaaatgttaattgcaATTGcatcctaattttttaaaaagtgcttcaattaggtccttttcagACAGTCAACTTGTCACGTGTCAgtctgttgtttttttttttgaattttttgaaaaaaaaaacgccACGTGTCATATCCATGcgtgtgacacgtgacattgtcagtgctacatggcattgcaatgccacgtgtaaGTATCAccatcagatgtcattgtgttgatttcgatttagttcctatatatgtctttttgtttcaatttggtacccacttatatatatctcattcaattttgtcccaatttttgtaataagtaaaatatttttgtaattcatttttttaaaattaaaattaattaagtataaatattatttgtataaaatgttttactaatattaaaaatgactttttaacatattactttattaattattttttttattaagtactcatgttttgttaattattatttttttaacccaaaatagaacaatattatctcttactaattttaatccaaaatttctatttatctgaatgttatattaattttttttattaaaaatgacttagtaaaatgacttttaccactaaattttaatataaataacaaatacttaatttttgtaaaatttgtatacttaattacttttaattttataaaaaatggattttaattattaaaaataattaggtCAAGATTGAATCAGATATACATAAGTggcaaattgaaacaaaaagacatatatggggactaaatcgaaatcaacacatgACATCTAATaatgacactgacacgtggcattgcatgccacgtgtcacacacacaTACCTAACAtatggcatttttatttttattttcaaaaaattaaacaaaaataaaaaaataaaaaaatcacaatctgacacgtgacaccactttttcaaaagttaggatacaattgacacttttttaaaaacggTACCAGATTAACACACTTGTACCAAAGTGGAtaccatccgagtaattaaaccatcatttttttaacaaaaatttcaacaaaagacaactttaaaatgatttttttctataattttaataaatttaactaattaattacatattttattttattttttatttttttattatgtaataattaatctcaaaaaaattatatattttaattttatttaaaggttaattttcttttaattctaagttttttactttagtttattttttttgttttactaattttttattttttaatggttattttctttaaatttatatatttttcaattttctctctcgtaatatatattttaaaaataaaataaaatattaatatattttgaaataatcaaCTCCGTATGAAGTCAAGGTTACAACTTGTCCTGTGTTTGCTAAGGTAAGACCTAAAAGCAATAAAGTTCCAGTCCAAAGAGAAATCCACCATccaaaattttagttaatacattaaaaataaactcttaTATGTACAGAAGGAACACGAATTCTAGAATGGAGAAAAATTCAACTAGTTGTAAGAAAATCCAACTAGCTCCTTAAATTTCTACTAACATACATCTTTCAAGAAAATCAAGTTTTACTAACGAAATTAACACTATAAATTCAGCTGCAAATCATCAACAGTCAGCAACAGAATAGATGAACAACACTGTGGGTCCAACTTCTACGCTCACAAGGAATTACGATTTAGGCTTTTTTGGGTTATCCGAGCCAGATGTCTCAGCTTTCCTCTTAATTCCCAGAAAATGTTCTACCTGaagcaattaaaaaaatatgtataaacatctgaaaaatataacataaaagcTTAAACACGCCCTGAATTATATACCTTACGATCACCAAGCATAGGTGTCAAGCCGCCAGGAAGATCTTTCTCAACAGTTGCAAAACCACTTTTTGGGTCACTAGTTTGTCTGCCAATAAAAAACCAAACAGTCACATACATTATTGGTATACTAACTAAGCAAAAcaaggaaataataaaaataggttCCGTTATGCAACTCCTAAAACAATACACTGTTTCAACTTCCTTTTTGCAACAATAACTTTTAACACTAAATCACAAAACCAAACATGCTCCAAGTTTCtcaattcatttcatgcaaacagatctttaaattaaaacttGAGGAATTATAAGTTTGCATAAAATTGAAAGCATACCCTGGTTTAACATGACCACTAAGAACAAGATAGGGGGTCTGCAAACGTGCTTGAGCTTCCCGCATTCTCTCCACAGACAGTGATGGTGTATCAGAactcttcatttgcttcatcttcaATTCTTCTTGATATTGCTTCATACGCTTCTCTTGCTTCATTTTTCCAGGTCCTTTACCGTGGAACTTATGAGAAATCATTCGAAAGGCTTCCTTGGGAGTTAAAATTCTCCCAAATTCATCAGTCCTTTCAATGCGAATCTCCCTTTTTTTCTGAGTTTCCTTCTCGTCATCATCTACAATTCCAACCAATTTACTTTTCTTCTTGTCCATGTTTCTGCCACCCCATTCAATGCTTTCCTTAAGTGTTCCTCGATCTTTAAGAAGTTTCAAAGCACCTGACAATCCTTTCCCTACAGCAACTTCATGGATAGTTTCATCAGGAAC is a window from the Vigna unguiculata cultivar IT97K-499-35 chromosome 7, ASM411807v1, whole genome shotgun sequence genome containing:
- the LOC114191192 gene encoding anaphase-promoting complex subunit 11-like, with the protein product MVDKWHGIVSWTWDAQDETCGICRMAFDGCCPDCKLPGDDCPLIWGVCNHAFHLHCILKWVNSQTSQAHCPMCRREWQFKG